TTCGACGAGGCCATCGCGCTCCCCACCGACAAGAGCGCCCGCCTGGCCCTGCGCACCCAGCAGGTCCTGGCGTACGAGACGGACGTCACCGCCACCGTCGACCCGTTCGCCGGGTCCTACGTGGTCGAGAAGATGACGGACGACGTGGAGGCCGCCGCCCTCGAACTCATGACGAAGGTCGAGGAGCTCGGCGGCGCCGTCAGCGCCATCGAACGCGGCTTCCAGAAGAACGAGATCGAGCGCTCCGCCTACCGCATCGCGCAGGAGACCGACAGCGGCGAGCGCGTCGTCGTCGGCGTCAACCGCTACACCCTCGACACGGAGGAGCCGTACGAGCCCCTGCGCGTCGACCCGGCCATCGAGGCCCAGCAGGCCGAGCGCCTCGCCAGGCTGCGGGCCGAGCGGGACCAGGCGGCGGTCGACGCGGCCCTCGCGGAGCTGAAGAAGGCCGCGGAGGGCAGCGACAACGTCCTGTACCCGATGAAGGACGCACTGAAGGCCCGGGCCACGGTCGGCGAGGTCTGCAACGCGCTGCGCGAGGTGTGGGGCACGTACGTCCCGACGGACGCGTTCTGAGCACCCCTCGCCCCCTCCGGTGATCCGGCGCGCTCGATCCGGCCTTGACCCTGACACCGTGTGAGGCCGTGTCGTAGGAGGCGTCATGTTCACCATCGGAGACTTCGCCAGGCACGGCCGGGTGTCGGTCCGGATGCTGCGCCACTACGACGCCGTCGGACTGCTGCGCCCCGCCCGTGTCGACCCGCACAGCGGCTACCGCTTCTACGGGGCCGGTCAGCTCGCCCGGCTCAACCGCGTCATCGCGCTCAAGGACCTCGGGTTCACCCTCGACCAGGTGCGGTCGATCCTCGACGAGGAGGTCGGGCCCGAGGAACTGCGCGGGATGCTGCGGCTGCGGCAGGCCGAGCTGGAGTCGGCCGTCAGCGAGGCGGCCGCGCGGCTGGCGCGGGTCGCGGCGAGGCTCCGAGCCATCGAGAGCGAGGGACACATGTCCACGCAGGACGTCGTCGTGAAGAGCGTGCCGGCAGCCCGGCTGGCCGAGCTGACCGGAGTCGCCGCGGGGTTCGGACCGGGCGAGATCGGCCCGGTCATCACCCCTCTGTACCAGGAGCTGTGCGCCCGGCTGGAAGCCGCCGGGGTCACCGCCTCCGGCCCGGGCATCGCCTACTACGAGGACGCCCCGGAGGGCGACGGCTCGATCGTCGTCCACGCGGGGATGACCGTTCCCGCGGGGGTCGTCGACGTACCGGGCGTCCGGATCGTCGACCTGCCCGGGCTCGAGCGGGCGGCGACGGTCGTCCACCGGGGGGCGATGGAGGAACTGCTGCCCACCATCCAGACCCTGGCGACCTGGGTCGACGCCAACGGCTACCGCTCGGTGGGGTACTCCCGCGAGCTGTACCTGGAGTGGTCGGAGGACCCGGCGGACTGGGTGACGGAGCTCCAGGAACCGGTCGAGCCGGTCGAGCAGGCCGCGCCGGTCGAGTAGGCGGGCCGCCGGGCCGCGGGGTGGTCGGGGGCCGGGACGGGCGGGCAGTCCGTGCCGGTCCCGCCCGGTCCGCCGGCCCCGGCCGGCCGCCTCGCGGCGCAACCGCCGGATCCACGGGCGGTCCTCGGCCGTGCGCACCCCGTCCGTGCGGCGCAGGATCCCCCTTCCGTACAGCCGCCGGTGGTGCGTCCCCGCCCAGGCGTACGGACAGTCCACCGACGTCGATCGGTCGGCGGGCAGGATGGCGTCGCGGGGCCCGCAGGACCTCGCCGCGCCGGCCCGCCGGGACGCGCCGCAGCACGCGCTCCCGGCCGGTGCACCGGACGTGGTCCGTGCGCACGAAGTCGCACCCCGACCGTTCGACGGCGGCCGGCGCCCG
This portion of the Streptomyces changanensis genome encodes:
- a CDS encoding MerR family transcriptional regulator; this encodes MFTIGDFARHGRVSVRMLRHYDAVGLLRPARVDPHSGYRFYGAGQLARLNRVIALKDLGFTLDQVRSILDEEVGPEELRGMLRLRQAELESAVSEAAARLARVAARLRAIESEGHMSTQDVVVKSVPAARLAELTGVAAGFGPGEIGPVITPLYQELCARLEAAGVTASGPGIAYYEDAPEGDGSIVVHAGMTVPAGVVDVPGVRIVDLPGLERAATVVHRGAMEELLPTIQTLATWVDANGYRSVGYSRELYLEWSEDPADWVTELQEPVEPVEQAAPVE